DNA from Candidatus Neomarinimicrobiota bacterium:
CCTGTGAGCGAAAAAACTCATCCAGACCGAGATATTCACAACTCCCGTCATCCCCTGTAGCGTATGGATTATAGTTTAACGCATCGGAAGTCGTACACCCAAGTGTATCTGGATAAAAATATAAATGTGCGGAAATATTATTTTTTTCTTCACTCGTCGTAAAATAACCAAATCCTTGGGGATGCCAAGCAATCGCTTCACCCTGTACTTCCGGAGTATATGGTACAGTTGCTAAATCATGATTAAAAACATCCCATAAGTCCTCATTCGGGTTCCGTGAAAAATAGAAAACATCCTGATAAGATTTAACAAGTATCTCTAAACCGTCTGCAGAAATGTCGCCCGCGACAATACGATGAATTGACTCATTATTTATCCCAGGAAAAAAATCGATATCAATCATCATTTGAGGAGTAACCGTTCCTGTTGTTGCCTGTGGGTAGGCAAGTTGATAAACATTTACGGGCTCTTCTCTTTTTGAAATGATATAAATATCCTTTGTTAATGGATCAACCATAAGTGTTTCAGCATCGCGGTTTCCATCAGGATATTGAAAAGTAATGATATCCGCACCATAAATTGTTTCTGTTACAGGTGATTGACTCGAGCCCACCGTGGGTTCTATCACCCGATAAATATATTTTAGATTATACTCTGCATCATTATCGCCAATATTGCCAATATATAAATAAGTTTCACCATCAACGGGCCCCGGCCCTGTGGCCATATCTTCCCAATCCCTTGCGGAACATCCATCCAAATAATAAACGCCAAGATGTTTTCCCTCATTATCGAATGCATAAATTCTATTTTCGTCTCCAGAATCGTTGTGCACCCAAAATACATTCTCATTTTTCCGGCTTGCCACAATCCCAGAAGCTTCATCAATGGGATTATATTCCAACTCTCCCCAATTTTGGCGGTCACCATAATTCTCGGTTTGAGTTTGTCTATTTTCAGACTTATTAGAAGAGACTTCCGACACACCAATCTTCTCTTGGGAAAACACTGATGATATTATCAAAAACGACAATAGGGGCAGGCATTTTATTTTGTTTTTCATCATGATGCTATTTCTCTCTCGATGCGATATTACTTCGGCGGATTTTGGTCGCAAGTAATTTTAATGTTCTTGATCAACCAATACAATCTTATCCAATCTTATATTAATAATTTTTTTCATAATTATCCTTACCATTTTACATGCATATATTGTGTATCGCCTTTATAATATTTTTTCAGTTTGGATGCTGAAAACCAATTAACGTTTTTTAAGAAAAACGATCAATTCACAACAATTATAATTGGAAAAATTCACAAACAATCTACGGATTCTATTTTACAAATAATTACCGTAGATTTAATTCTATGCGTCACATAATCCTCACCATCCTGTTCTCCTTTAGTTTATCCCATGCTCAAGCAGAGGAATTTACCCCTGATATCCGTCAATTAACCGTATTCAAAACCGTTCTAAATGACATGTTCCGGGAAATGTTCGAACAAAAAAATGCATCATCCCGTCAAGAAAAAGGTTATATATCAAATATTGAACACGATCAAATCGAAAATCTTCTTTTTCGATTTCTAATTTGCAGAAGATCTTTATGGGAAATCATCAATAAATACCGCGCATATAACACGTTCACGGATGACCCGGAAGCCAATATGAAAGCATTTGTAATTGGATATTCAGCGGCACTCACTTTATATCGGTATAGCGGTATTTTGGTTACAACCTACATGGATGATGATCAGATCGTCAATAAATTGAATGAATCCTACTATCGGGTCAAAATCCCGGAAGGTACATTCTCTAAAATATTCGACAGTCTCACAAATCCGAAAAATCTTGAAGACCTAGATGTTGCCAGAGAACTTTTTATACAGGAATTACATACATCGGAAACACCTTTAAATGCGCTTTTGTCAAATCCCGAATTTTCTCCGATGCTTGACGAATTAGAAAACCTGCATGAAACCCACATAAAGCTGCGGGATAAGATCCTGAATCATTATGTGTTACTTACACCTGAGCTTACAAATCAACTTCGCCATAGTGAAATTCAGAAAAATGTTGAAACCCTAATTGACGATCTTGGAAGCCGATTTCAGGCTATAAAAGCTACGGTATTCACGGGTGTGGGTGATTTGAAATCCCCAACCAGTCAGTCCATTCAATTTAGTGAAGGTCAAAAGCTGGAATTGCATTCCCTTCTTAAACCCGGAGATATTATTCTAACCTATTCCGAAGGATACATGAGCAATATCTTTTTACCGGGTACTTTTAAACACGGAATCATATATACAGGAAAACGGAACGAGTGGAAAACAATTCAACTTGATGAAATGAACCTCCCGGCTCACCAATCAACCATGATAAATGAAAACGATGATATGATTGAAGCGGTGTCCGAAGGCGTGGTGTCCAGTTCTATGTATAATATTCTTGACAGACATATCAACCGAATGGTTGTTTTTCGACCATTGGAAGATCTGAATCAAATCCGAATGGCACTTCAATCCACCCATTCTTTTCTGGGGAATAGTTATGATTTCGAATTTGATTTCAACGATGCATCATTTCAAGTCTGCACCGAACTCATTTACCGAGCTTACAATGGAAAAGGAAACATTCAATTCAATTTAACCAAGCGAGCCGGCGTAATGACACTCAGCGCAGATGATGTTTGCCGTTATGCGTTGGAATCTGACGAAATGGTATTTATAGTTCTCGCTGTGGAAGACAGCAGAAAACCCGGGAAAGCGGATTTACTAACCGGCAAGAACGGTTTTTCTGTACTTCGGAGTATGATTGATTAATAATCCAGTGAACTTCATTAAAATTCAGATTTCAAAACCAACCCAGATATTTAATCCCATGACCATGGGATTAAATTGCTCATGAAAACCCGGTTGGGGCTGAGCAACCATTATTTGACGAAACTGAATTACTGTTCGTGGATATGTGCGGCGCGGAAAGCAATCGCTCAGCGTTTTTTACCTTGCACTTTGGACATTCAATATCCGAATCTAAAGTAGAAAAAGAAACCAATTCATCAAACACATGATTACACAACTTGCACTTGTAATCATACATAGGCATAGTTAGACCTCACTTTTATTTTTATCTTTATCTGGCATTGATTTTTTCTCAACCTGAGGGAAAGGATTATGTCAAGTTGGTACACCCATTTTAGGCAATAGTAACCGATTAATAAAAAGCCATACGCCTAAAATAATTATTCCAAGAATGATATCATTCATACAGCATCCACGGCAGTCTTTAGCCAGCTATTCACCTGGTTTGCCAGCTCATCCAAATCATCCCGCCCAGTTACGGACAACATTTTTTTAGCATTAATCGCAGACAACGTAACTGATCCATCGTCATTTTCCCAAAGGGTTACATTGCAGGGTAGTAATAATCCAATTTCCGGTTCTTCTGACAATGCATGAAATGCTGTGGGCGGATGACAAGCGCCTAAAATTTTGTAGCGGCGGAAATCTTCATTCAGTTTGTTCTTTAGTGTTTCGTCAACTGCTATTTCGGTTAATACCCCAAATCCTTGTTCCTTTAACGTCTCCCTGATGGCAACATCAACTTCATCAAACGATTTATCAATTATTCTTTGATAACCATAATCCATTTTATTATTCCTTATCCGTTTTGGTAGGCCAACTCCAAACCAAACCAACCAATGCGCCATAAACTGTACTATTTATGGGTGATCCTGTAATAGCACAACCATTTTTACACCCGACAAAAACAAAATATGCATATCCCAACACAGCACCAATCGCACTAAATAATACTCGTTTATTCATTAGATGTAACCGGACCATTCCATCGGATCATTCCTCCCGATAAATTCACCGCATCAAATCCATGTTTGTTTAAAATTGTTGTCGCCTTTCCCGATCGGTTCCCGCTGCGGCAGTAAACTACAATCTTTTTATTCCGATACTGTTCCAATTCCCCAATTCTGGATTCGAGTTCCTGCACCGGGACAAGCGGTGTATTCGGTATAGCTTTTACATGATGTTCTTTAGCTGTTCTGACATCTAAGAAAACATATTCCCCATTGTCATATAGTTCTACACCTTTTTCCGACGTGATTGCTGTCAAATTAATCTTGTTTCCAAAGAAGGATTTGCAAGCCATGAGACCAAAAATTCCAGCAACTATAATAATGATGGTTAATTTCATTTTATTCCTTTATTAATGAATTTCAAGCATTGAATTTAAAGAAAGTTCCCGCAGAAAATTAAAATTATTCGAATAAAATTATTGAGTTTTTATAGTTGGTAAGATTCTGTAACAGGTTTTACACCATAATGACTTTATTGTTAAGTTCTCCCATTCTAAAAATTAATTACAGAGGACAATTATGCAAAAACTAAGTACAGTATTTTTCCTGATTTTTACATTTTTATCTGGTCAAACCACAATTGACAAAGCAACTGCAACGCACCTAGAAAGTATTATTGCACTAAGACATCAGATTCATAAGAATCCTGAACTCGGAAACCGTGAATTCAAAACAGCAGAACTTGTCGCCAAGCATTTGAAAAACCTCGGGTTTGATGATGTTGAAACCGGCATTGCTTACACGGGTGTTGTCGGTATTTTAAAAGGAGGAAAACCAGGCGGGGTGGTGGCAGTTCGGGCAGATATGGACGGGCTACCGGTGACAGAAGATACTGACTTGCCATTTAAATCTACTGTCCGTACAACCTATCTCGATAAAGAAGTCGGAGTGATGCACGCCTGCGGACATGATATTCATACTTCTGTCCAATTGGGAGTTGCTTCAGTCCTTGCTACCATTCGAGATGAAATTCCAGGTACAATTAAATTTATTTTTCAGCCGGCGGAAGAAGGCCCACCACCGGGAGAAGAAGGTGGAGCAGGTTTAATGCTGGCGGAGGGTGTTTTTGATGATCCAACACCCAGCGCAATTTTCGGACTTCACACCCATTCAGGATTGGAAGTCGGGCAAATCGGTATGACTATCGGCCCATCCATGGCGGCGGTGGATCATTTCACAATTATAATCGAGGGAAAACAGTCCCATGGTGCTTATCCACATAAATCCGTAGATCCTATTATCATGGCTACCGAAGTCGTGAGCGCGTTCCAGACAATCCGTTCTCGATCTCTCTCTCCTCTTGAGCCCAGTGTAATTACAGTGGGAATTATCCGCGGTGGAGAGCGTTTCAATATTATTCCTTCGGAAGTGTACATGGAAGGAACGGTGCGCACGTATAATCCGGGAACGCGGGACAAAGTGGAAAAACGTATGAATGAAATCTTGGAAGGTATTACCAAAGCGTACGGTGGGTCGTTTAAACTCAAATATAATCGCGGTACACCGGCGACCATCAATAATCCTGCTTTATCGGAACGAATGATTCCGACTCTCAAGCGGGTTATAGGCGATGACAATGTGCTTATGATGGAGCCTGTGATGGGCGGTGAAGATTTTGCTTACTTCGCGAATGAAGTTCCCGGTATGTACTATCGCCTCGGTGTTGTTAAACCAGGCACCACTTCGGGTTGGGTGCACACGCCTACGTTTAGGGCAGATGATAGTTGCCTTGAAGTTGGAATAAGAGCCATGAGTAATTTATTATTGGACTATCTTCAATCTTTAAAGAATCCATAAGAAAATGTTAACTAAAAAAAGTATCATAAAAAAATTCTCTTCATTCATATTTGTCATCCTTTTTCCATTATTCGTAAAGGGACAAAATACGGTTTGCTTTACCATCGAAGATAATCCAAATCCTAACGACCCAGCCTTAGGTGTATTTACAAAATATGTTCGTGTTTTGGATTGTATTGATATTTATGCAGAATCCAATATCACCGATGAAAAAGTGTTGCACGTTGCAGCGGTGGCAGCAGAATTATTAGATAATGATGAAGATGGCGTTGTGGACGATCCGCTCATTCAATCGTCCTTAGCAGGATTGAATACTGTAATGCCAATTTTTAATTCTGAGAACGGTTCTGCCATTGATCTCTTTTCCGACAATTTTGATGATTGCGCCGGCGCTGTTTTGTTCAGAAACGAAATTGATCCAAGTGAACCCGGGCACTGGGGAAGTGATGCAACCGTCGAAGAAGTTTTGCACACAATCAATACTTGTGGACATGTAGAAGTGTATCCTGATTTATATGGTTTGACGCCTAATTCATCTGATTTAACACATGCCATGGACGTGGCTCGAGGTGGACAATTTACGTCGATTCCAAATCCATACCCGAATGAAGCTTGGTATCATTATGATGATAATTCCTGTGAATACGATTGCATGGCAATGGAATATCTGTATTGGTGCATTGTAACGAATATGGGAATTCTTGCCGATGCCCAAACGTGCAACGGCATCGCAAATGAATGGGAACCGTGCACACCAGCTTTATTTGAATCCACAGATACTTTGATGTTTAATTTGGTAACAAATCCGGACAATATACTTCCCCAACTTGCACCTGATGGAAATTATTGTCCTAGCCAAGTTGGACTTGGAAATGAATTGCCTTACGGTTTTTCATTATTAACAGTTTATCCAAATCCGTTTAATCCCACAACCACAATCCGGTTTGATATTCCGGTAAAGACGGTTCAGGCAACGTCTTTACACATTTTTGATATCAACGGACGATTGGTTGAAACATTGTTTAAAGAAATTACTGAGCCGGGACATCATGAAATCCAATGGAATGCATCAAATCATCCGAGCGGAATTTATTTTCTACAGTTAAATTCAGGACGTGATAATGCTTTCCAAAAAATCGTTCTTGTTAAATAAATTATGGGTTGGCTTACTTGCACTGACCAGTGCGCACACCATGGTTAATGGCGATCCAGCAAACACCATTTCCTTTGCTGGCGTTGAATTTCGGATTATAAAATCAGGTGAATCTGATCATCGTTTCATTTGGCTTCACGGGGACGAAAAAACAGCCGAAATGGCACTGGAATATCATATTCAGCATTATCCCGGTTCTGCATTTTTCATACGATCCGAAGATAGAGAAATTTCGCTAGCCACTACAAAAGTAGATCCAAACCGACTATTTTCGCGACCTGGGGCAAAAAACACTTTACAAAAATTTAAAACGGATTGGAAAGTGAATAATTTGTCTGATGTTTTAGACCAATTGGATTCCACGCGGGAACTTTTTTTGAAAACATTGCTCCCATCTAATGGCGGTTTATTAATTGCAGTTCATAACAATTTCCGTGGTTATAATGTCAGAATGGAATTACCTGCAAGCCGACTAAATTCAATCAAACCAAAACAAAATCCGAGAGATTTTATTCTATGCACCAACGAGTCTGATTTCCAAAAACTCGCAGACGGACCTTTTAACGTAATTCTTCAAGACAAATTACCTGATCTTGATGACGGCTCTCTATCGTGGGCTGCCTTAAAAAATAAAATACGTTATGTCAATATAGAAACTCGGCTTGGTTGGCTTAGCCAACAGAAAAAAATGCTGAGATTCGTGGAGGAAACTATAAAGTAAAAGGACAGCCGGGTCTAAAATTCATTCGAGGATGTATCTATCGAATCAGATACTTGTCCCCAATAAGTCGGATTTGTTTGAAGCTGATAAATAATACTGATGTCCGTCTGGTACACATTCGGATCATCACCAATGCGTACATAATTTCGAGAAAAATCCGATTTGGATGTTCCAAATACTGCTGAACCAGCATCCTTTCCGTTTCCATCTAACACACTTAATGTGGTTCCCTGAATTTCATCCACGGAATAGGTTCCCCATTTTTCCTTTTTTCTTGATATAATGGTTCCACGTTTTACTTTTAAAGTTCGGTCCAGAAAATTATCCATTACTTTTTCCTTCACTTCTAAAGAATCATGTTTTGCAATGGTCCAAACGTTCGAAAGAAGTAACGAAAGGCTGTCCCCACCATTAATGATTGTAAATGCAGAAATGTTAGATTGATCGACATTGAAAATAATGTGCTTAGGAACGTGTCTGCTTTTTTGTGTATATGAATTCAGGAAATAAGCAGCCAGGATTACAGCCAACCCAACCAGTAAAATCTTCAAATTATTCGTCATACAATTCTTCTAGCCTACGCGCTATGTTTTTTTGTTTTCGATTTCTGAATAATCCAAATCCGATTATAAGTACAGTTGGCATGAAAATATTCAACCATTTCCAATTGCGTCGTTCTCCATCCGAAAGTTCCTTTAGCGGTCTGCTGGTAATTTGCCTCGAGCGAAGTTCAATCAACCCGTGATCGCCCATTAGATAATCGACAGAATTCATTAAAAAAATGTGGTTTTCTGCAGATTCAGCGCCTGAACCGTCATCCAAAAACCTTATATCAGAAATAAGAATTACCTGACTCAATAGTCCGGTGGATGGATCCACTTTTTCTGATCTCGCCCCAACAATTTTCCCCGGTTTGTTCAGCCTCTGAAAAATAGGGTTTGCCTGCGGCTCCGGGCTCAAATTATAAAATCCACTCATAATCGCTGAACCATCAGAACTCGAAAAAAGTGGACGAACCGAAACGTTCGGTATTAGAGAATCTATTATGGAAATCTCGCTGGGGAAAAAGAGTAGCATTTGTTCAAGTCCGCTTACGAGTGGTTCATCTTCGTTAAAAGACCTTACCAAAGGCAAAAATGGATATTCCATTGGAACATTCATTCGAATCATCCCCATATTTCTACCAACATTTACGCGGGAACAAACCCGGTCAAGAACAAGATTATTTTCCAAATGAAGTCCGTAAGCATCTAAGATTTCAAATATATCCGATTGGATATCTGTCCCTTGCTGTGTGGATAAACTTGCATTCACCCGTGATTGCGCCAATACCATATTTCCGCTACGAGCGAGAAAATCTTCAAGATTCGATTTTACCGAATCTGAAAGTGTATCTGTTACACCGCGAACTAAAATTAGATTGATATTAAATGGTACCGGATCTGCGAGGTCAATATTACGCACCAAATAGCGTTCAGAAATCAATCGTTGGACGTTTTCAAGTTGATCGCTTTTTCCGTTTAAAGTAGCAAGTCCAACTGTTTGTTTATTTGTTTCAACCAATTTTTTAATTTTGGTTGTTATATCGTATTCTAAACCGGTGGTGGTTTGGATTACCGGTAATACTTCTCTCCTATCTTCGTATAAAATGGATAAACCCATAAATACTTTTTTCACTTCAATTTTATCATTCTCAACAACCTGAATCTGGACCGGAATAATTCCGGATTTTTGTGCATCTTCTTCCAATGCTTCATCCGATTCCGGAGCATAAAATTCAAACCGTACATTATTATTACCATACGCTTCGTACTCTTCGAGAATGTCCTGCAAATAGCGGCGGGTATTCCCAAGCTCACCCGGAAGATCATCAGAAAAATACACTTTCATTATCAGTAAATCATCTATACTGTCTAGTACATTTCTGCTAGATATGGATAAGGTAAACTGATCGTTGTCCGTTAAGTCTAGCCTTGAAAATTTATCACGGGATACAATATTTAGAACGACGAGTGCTGTCGCCAAAATTGCCGGAGCCAGATAAGCTGATTTTTTCAAATCCATCTTAACCAGCTTTCCATTTTCTAAGGTCTAACATATGGATTGTTAGATATAAAAAGAATCCAATAATAGAAAAGAAATAGACAAGATTTCGAGTATCAATAACACCGCGTGAAATATTTGATAAATGATATTCCACCGCAAGGTATTGAACCAAACCTGCTACTGAAGTGGGAATAAAAATTAGCAATTTGTCCAAAAGCCAAAATGTCAAAACGATAAAAACACCAATAATAAAAGAGACAACTTGATTCTCAGTAACACTACTTGCAAACGTTCCAATTGAGGTGTACAACGCGCCCACGAGCGCAAGACCAATATAGCCGCTAATGACGGCGCCGGTATCTACATTATCGCCAACCTGAATGAGTGTGAAAAAATGAATTGATGTTACTGCTAAGGCTACCAAAATCAATGTCAAAGCTGCCAGAAATTTTCCGATGACAAATTCATTAGTCTTCAGCGGGAGTGTATTCATGATTTCTATGGTTCCGATATTTCGCTCCCGAGCAATAAGTCCCATTGATACAGCAGGAATGAAAAATAAATAAACGAGCGGAATAGTACTAAATAACGATCTCAAATCTGACTGCCCGATCAGGAAAAAGGTGTTGGTGAAAAAGTATCCGTTTACAAGTGCAAAAATGGTAAGAAAAATGTAAGCCATCGGAGTGTTGAAATATCCCCGCACTTCTTTGAGATAAACAGCTTTTATGTTACCCATTGCCACCCTCAGAATTTGTTAGCGTACGGAATACTTCCTCAAGATTTGCGGTGTGGGGTGTCATTTTAAAAATTACCCATCCGGATTCAACCGCGTAATGAAACACCGCCTCCCTCGGATCAAATTCTCTCGCATATTCAAAATTAAACCGG
Protein-coding regions in this window:
- a CDS encoding T9SS type A sorting domain-containing protein gives rise to the protein MMKNKIKCLPLLSFLIISSVFSQEKIGVSEVSSNKSENRQTQTENYGDRQNWGELEYNPIDEASGIVASRKNENVFWVHNDSGDENRIYAFDNEGKHLGVYYLDGCSARDWEDMATGPGPVDGETYLYIGNIGDNDAEYNLKYIYRVIEPTVGSSQSPVTETIYGADIITFQYPDGNRDAETLMVDPLTKDIYIISKREEPVNVYQLAYPQATTGTVTPQMMIDIDFFPGINNESIHRIVAGDISADGLEILVKSYQDVFYFSRNPNEDLWDVFNHDLATVPYTPEVQGEAIAWHPQGFGYFTTSEEKNNISAHLYFYPDTLGCTTSDALNYNPYATGDDGSCEYLGLDEFFRSQDYVLGFAYPNPFNPTTTIRYDLPENSHVNIMIYDIMGRVVRTLVNNRQSAGFKSVIWDATNELGQPVSAGMYLYKVQVGEFVQIRKMVLLK
- a CDS encoding zinc ribbon domain-containing protein, yielding MPMYDYKCKLCNHVFDELVSFSTLDSDIECPKCKVKNAERLLSAPHISTNSNSVSSNNGCSAPTGFS
- a CDS encoding DUF302 domain-containing protein is translated as MDYGYQRIIDKSFDEVDVAIRETLKEQGFGVLTEIAVDETLKNKLNEDFRRYKILGACHPPTAFHALSEEPEIGLLLPCNVTLWENDDGSVTLSAINAKKMLSVTGRDDLDELANQVNSWLKTAVDAV
- a CDS encoding rhodanese-like domain-containing protein; amino-acid sequence: MKLTIIIIVAGIFGLMACKSFFGNKINLTAITSEKGVELYDNGEYVFLDVRTAKEHHVKAIPNTPLVPVQELESRIGELEQYRNKKIVVYCRSGNRSGKATTILNKHGFDAVNLSGGMIRWNGPVTSNE
- a CDS encoding amidohydrolase, translating into MQKLSTVFFLIFTFLSGQTTIDKATATHLESIIALRHQIHKNPELGNREFKTAELVAKHLKNLGFDDVETGIAYTGVVGILKGGKPGGVVAVRADMDGLPVTEDTDLPFKSTVRTTYLDKEVGVMHACGHDIHTSVQLGVASVLATIRDEIPGTIKFIFQPAEEGPPPGEEGGAGLMLAEGVFDDPTPSAIFGLHTHSGLEVGQIGMTIGPSMAAVDHFTIIIEGKQSHGAYPHKSVDPIIMATEVVSAFQTIRSRSLSPLEPSVITVGIIRGGERFNIIPSEVYMEGTVRTYNPGTRDKVEKRMNEILEGITKAYGGSFKLKYNRGTPATINNPALSERMIPTLKRVIGDDNVLMMEPVMGGEDFAYFANEVPGMYYRLGVVKPGTTSGWVHTPTFRADDSCLEVGIRAMSNLLLDYLQSLKNP
- a CDS encoding T9SS type A sorting domain-containing protein, translated to MLTKKSIIKKFSSFIFVILFPLFVKGQNTVCFTIEDNPNPNDPALGVFTKYVRVLDCIDIYAESNITDEKVLHVAAVAAELLDNDEDGVVDDPLIQSSLAGLNTVMPIFNSENGSAIDLFSDNFDDCAGAVLFRNEIDPSEPGHWGSDATVEEVLHTINTCGHVEVYPDLYGLTPNSSDLTHAMDVARGGQFTSIPNPYPNEAWYHYDDNSCEYDCMAMEYLYWCIVTNMGILADAQTCNGIANEWEPCTPALFESTDTLMFNLVTNPDNILPQLAPDGNYCPSQVGLGNELPYGFSLLTVYPNPFNPTTTIRFDIPVKTVQATSLHIFDINGRLVETLFKEITEPGHHEIQWNASNHPSGIYFLQLNSGRDNAFQKIVLVK
- a CDS encoding DUF4340 domain-containing protein, yielding MTNNLKILLVGLAVILAAYFLNSYTQKSRHVPKHIIFNVDQSNISAFTIINGGDSLSLLLSNVWTIAKHDSLEVKEKVMDNFLDRTLKVKRGTIISRKKEKWGTYSVDEIQGTTLSVLDGNGKDAGSAVFGTSKSDFSRNYVRIGDDPNVYQTDISIIYQLQTNPTYWGQVSDSIDTSSNEF
- a CDS encoding GldG family protein codes for the protein MDLKKSAYLAPAILATALVVLNIVSRDKFSRLDLTDNDQFTLSISSRNVLDSIDDLLIMKVYFSDDLPGELGNTRRYLQDILEEYEAYGNNNVRFEFYAPESDEALEEDAQKSGIIPVQIQVVENDKIEVKKVFMGLSILYEDRREVLPVIQTTTGLEYDITTKIKKLVETNKQTVGLATLNGKSDQLENVQRLISERYLVRNIDLADPVPFNINLILVRGVTDTLSDSVKSNLEDFLARSGNMVLAQSRVNASLSTQQGTDIQSDIFEILDAYGLHLENNLVLDRVCSRVNVGRNMGMIRMNVPMEYPFLPLVRSFNEDEPLVSGLEQMLLFFPSEISIIDSLIPNVSVRPLFSSSDGSAIMSGFYNLSPEPQANPIFQRLNKPGKIVGARSEKVDPSTGLLSQVILISDIRFLDDGSGAESAENHIFLMNSVDYLMGDHGLIELRSRQITSRPLKELSDGERRNWKWLNIFMPTVLIIGFGLFRNRKQKNIARRLEELYDE
- a CDS encoding ABC transporter permease subunit, which codes for MGNIKAVYLKEVRGYFNTPMAYIFLTIFALVNGYFFTNTFFLIGQSDLRSLFSTIPLVYLFFIPAVSMGLIARERNIGTIEIMNTLPLKTNEFVIGKFLAALTLILVALAVTSIHFFTLIQVGDNVDTGAVISGYIGLALVGALYTSIGTFASSVTENQVVSFIIGVFIVLTFWLLDKLLIFIPTSVAGLVQYLAVEYHLSNISRGVIDTRNLVYFFSIIGFFLYLTIHMLDLRKWKAG